A region of Flavobacterium indicum GPTSA100-9 = DSM 17447 DNA encodes the following proteins:
- a CDS encoding deoxynucleoside kinase, which produces MHIAVAGNIGAGKTTLTKLLSKHFKWEAHFEDVDDNPYLDDFYHSMERWSFNLQIYFLNSRFRQILDIRKTGKKTIQDRTIYEDAFIFAPNLHAMGLMTNRDYTNYKSLFDLMEDLVGPPDLLIYLRSSIPNLVKQIHMRGRDYENTISIDYLSRLNERYEAWIQTYDKGKLVIIDVDNIDYVNNPEDLGNIIQKIDAEINGLF; this is translated from the coding sequence ATGCATATAGCTGTAGCAGGGAATATTGGTGCGGGAAAAACGACGTTAACAAAATTATTATCAAAGCATTTTAAATGGGAAGCTCATTTTGAAGATGTAGATGATAACCCTTATTTAGATGATTTTTATCATTCGATGGAGCGTTGGAGCTTCAACCTACAAATTTATTTCTTAAACAGTCGTTTCAGACAAATTTTAGATATTCGTAAAACGGGTAAAAAAACGATACAAGACCGTACCATTTATGAAGATGCATTTATTTTTGCACCCAATCTTCATGCCATGGGTTTAATGACGAATCGTGATTATACGAACTATAAATCGTTGTTTGATCTGATGGAAGATTTAGTGGGACCGCCTGATTTGTTAATTTATCTAAGAAGTTCAATTCCTAATTTGGTGAAACAAATTCACATGCGTGGGCGTGATTATGAAAACACCATTTCAATTGATTATTTAAGTCGATTGAACGAACGTTATGAGGCTTGGATTCAAACGTACGACAAAGGGAAATTGGTTATCATAGATGTAGATAATATTGATTATGTTAACAATCCTGAAGATTTAGGGAATATCATCCAAAAGATTGATGCGGAGATTAATGGATTGTTTTAA
- a CDS encoding GLPGLI family protein: MKKIVLLMVGLSSLATFAQKDFQGMAVYESKTSTAEFMKNMDSNKDITPEMKAQIAERMKKAFEKTFILNFDKSASIYKEEEKLDAPGQNGGMRMMSSMMGGGGTYYKNVKEKTYTVDKEIFGKEFLIKDSLPKYNWVLSQETKKIGDYNCFKATAVVAASKSDFRNFRRKEAKKEEGKTETKDETTSEQKEKKTNFFDEIDLPKEITVTAWYCPEIPINQGPEGYWGLPGLIMEVNDGKTIILCSKLAMNIKEKTEIKAPTGGDKVTQKEFDDIIMKKMKEMSEMGGGPGGGRGMQFRMGR, translated from the coding sequence ATGAAAAAAATAGTTTTACTAATGGTTGGGCTTTCAAGTTTAGCCACATTTGCTCAAAAAGATTTTCAAGGTATGGCAGTTTATGAATCGAAAACTAGCACAGCCGAATTCATGAAAAACATGGATAGTAATAAAGATATTACACCCGAAATGAAAGCCCAAATTGCTGAAAGAATGAAAAAAGCATTTGAAAAAACTTTTATTTTGAATTTTGATAAATCTGCCTCTATTTATAAAGAAGAAGAAAAGTTAGATGCTCCAGGGCAAAATGGCGGCATGCGCATGATGTCTTCTATGATGGGTGGTGGTGGCACCTATTACAAAAACGTAAAAGAGAAAACCTATACCGTTGATAAAGAAATATTTGGAAAAGAATTTTTAATTAAAGATTCCCTACCAAAATACAATTGGGTATTGAGTCAAGAAACCAAAAAAATTGGAGATTACAATTGTTTTAAAGCTACAGCTGTTGTTGCGGCAAGCAAATCTGATTTTAGAAACTTTAGAAGAAAAGAAGCCAAAAAAGAAGAAGGAAAAACTGAAACAAAAGACGAAACAACTTCAGAACAAAAAGAAAAGAAGACCAACTTTTTTGACGAAATAGATTTGCCAAAAGAAATAACTGTTACTGCTTGGTATTGCCCTGAAATTCCAATTAATCAAGGACCAGAAGGATATTGGGGTCTACCTGGTTTAATTATGGAAGTTAATGATGGAAAAACCATTATTTTATGTTCTAAATTGGCAATGAACATAAAAGAAAAAACAGAAATAAAAGCTCCTACAGGTGGTGATAAAGTTACTCAAAAAGAGTTTGACGACATCATTATGAAAAAAATGAAAGAAATGAGTGAAATGGGTGGTGGCCCAGGTGGTGGAAGAGGAATGCAATTTAGAATGGGTAGATAA
- a CDS encoding carboxypeptidase-like regulatory domain-containing protein: MKNTLFFLVVFFNFGFSQTIKGIITDSISGNILKYTNFSFKNSNGGTTSNEEGQFIINIKNKLNDTLKISYLGYKPKFIPLNQFNENKVYTLNSKLEISNNEIDELIISEKRKKYSELFKIKSKIEGDIRIFAFPGCEFALRFFNKRQEVGRIKSVKIHFRKNPNANKLSKYRVKFYTIDSISRFPSEYLLKEDIIINPKNKTYIFELNVEDKKIPFLNEGIFVSVELLDLNREFQKGDKSGPGLRFSKGEGQQLTFENYYGKKWNRSKMTSNLNSKIFKPINILIDLNVLYLKK, from the coding sequence ATGAAAAACACATTATTTTTTCTCGTAGTATTTTTCAATTTTGGTTTCTCTCAAACTATAAAGGGAATAATTACTGATAGTATTTCTGGAAATATTCTAAAATATACAAATTTCAGTTTTAAGAACAGTAATGGAGGAACTACTTCAAATGAAGAAGGACAATTTATCATTAATATTAAAAATAAACTTAATGATACATTAAAAATATCCTATTTAGGTTATAAACCTAAATTTATTCCACTTAATCAATTTAATGAAAACAAAGTATATACATTAAATTCTAAACTTGAAATTTCAAATAATGAAATTGACGAGTTAATTATCTCAGAAAAGAGAAAAAAATATTCAGAACTTTTTAAAATTAAGAGTAAAATTGAAGGCGATATAAGAATTTTTGCATTCCCTGGATGTGAATTTGCTTTACGTTTCTTTAATAAAAGGCAAGAAGTTGGTAGAATAAAATCTGTAAAAATTCATTTCAGAAAAAATCCTAATGCAAATAAATTATCAAAATACAGAGTTAAATTTTACACTATAGACAGTATTTCTCGATTTCCTTCTGAATATTTACTTAAAGAAGATATTATTATTAATCCAAAAAACAAAACTTACATTTTTGAGTTAAACGTAGAGGACAAAAAAATACCTTTTTTAAATGAAGGAATATTTGTTTCAGTAGAATTATTAGATTTGAATAGAGAATTTCAAAAAGGAGATAAATCAGGCCCAGGTTTAAGATTCAGTAAAGGCGAAGGCCAACAACTAACTTTTGAAAATTATTATGGAAAAAAATGGAACAGAAGTAAAATGACATCAAATTTAAATAGCAAAATTTTTAAACCTATAAATATACTTATTGATTTAAATGTTTTATACCTTAAAAAATGA
- a CDS encoding ferritin family protein, with translation MIKYLVFLFPIFLKAQEIKLLSQDALPSNYDVFWGKDVVGCSYFSIQNDVFKVCENHSANFTSNLGGKLTNVDVFNSLNVFLFYKNTNAVVVLDKQFNQIKSVSSTTLLFDFVKPASQNDFWFYDNFTQKIGLYNLNTDSHRMISNVIQNKIIYAHSDYNSFYWIDDTFTYYSIDKFGKIKNLGVVPAFEQIAFDSSDKWLLLKENQIWFYDYNQKKLKALHIEEKIIKNFCFKDGILAIFTENLISNYQLKFE, from the coding sequence ATGATAAAATATCTTGTTTTCTTATTCCCAATTTTCTTAAAAGCACAAGAAATTAAACTTTTAAGCCAAGATGCTTTGCCTTCAAATTATGATGTGTTTTGGGGTAAAGATGTAGTAGGATGTTCTTATTTTTCTATCCAAAATGATGTGTTTAAAGTGTGTGAAAATCATAGTGCTAACTTTACATCAAATTTAGGCGGTAAGTTGACTAATGTAGATGTTTTTAATAGTTTAAATGTGTTTTTGTTCTATAAAAATACCAATGCTGTTGTGGTTTTAGATAAACAGTTTAATCAAATTAAATCGGTGTCATCAACAACTCTTTTGTTTGATTTTGTTAAACCCGCTTCTCAAAATGATTTTTGGTTTTACGATAATTTTACCCAAAAGATTGGATTGTATAATTTAAATACCGATAGTCACCGTATGATTTCCAATGTAATTCAGAATAAAATCATTTATGCGCACTCCGATTATAATTCCTTTTATTGGATTGATGATACTTTTACTTATTACAGTATTGATAAATTTGGAAAAATAAAGAATTTAGGTGTAGTTCCAGCTTTCGAACAAATAGCTTTTGATTCATCTGATAAATGGTTACTCTTAAAAGAGAATCAAATATGGTTTTATGATTACAATCAGAAGAAATTAAAGGCGTTACACATAGAGGAAAAAATCATTAAAAATTTTTGTTTTAAAGATGGAATTTTAGCTATTTTTACCGAAAATCTGATTAGTAATTATCAATTAAAATTTGAATAA
- a CDS encoding beta-mannosidase, giving the protein MRKLVVFLLLFSSSLSLFGQETYRDLSTENWQFHQEGKSEKYKANVPGTVHTDLLQNNLIPDPFLEDNEVKLQWIENENWVYETNFDITNKELQHQTIQLQFNGLDTYATVYLNETLLLDANNMFRIWNIDVKNKLKKGNNSLKIIFYSASRKGKDLAQQLPYTLPEKERVFVRKAQYHFGWDWGPRLVTAGIYKKIQLHFSNHGYIENCHIQQKKLTKEQAHLLFKTKIWSNKKGNFIVQIENHKREIRLEKGFNTLEFPYEIEEPKLWWCNGLGEPHLYHFTIQLYDKKKLLSEKKETIGLRNIEWVQEKDNSGKSFYLKLNGIPVFMKGANYIPPHSFLPEVSTENYTNLVVQAKNANMNMLRVWGGGVYADDAFYNACDANGILVWQDFMFACAMYPGDTAFLNNVKAEITDNIIRLQNHPSIAIWCGNNENDEGWHNWGWQKQFNYSKEEKNQIWKDYEKLFHELIPATLNETLGENQYFYWPSSPSIGWGKKESLTQGDSHYWGVWWGKEPFEMYTQKVGRFMSEYGFQGMPPLSTFKKFTTNLNWENPSIKVHQKHPTGYETIDEYLVRDYKKPSSFEEYVYVSQLLQAEGMKTAIEAHRRAMPYCMGSLYWQLNDCWPVTSWSSIDFYGNWKAFHYQAKRSFERQLISFEEKNNIVDIFGINEDLSTFYGQLKIELIDFFGRVYWQYETSSFIHPNSSNILNSINLTTLPQLNPNHMFLKVTLDNSGQKKEGIYYFVKPKDLQLHQPDIRFEYLSNHQIKITSTTLIKNLCLEAEDIFFEDNFFDVLPNEPKIIQASKEIKDLKWYSLNTVQ; this is encoded by the coding sequence ATGCGTAAACTAGTTGTATTCCTTCTTCTATTTTCCAGTTCATTGTCGCTTTTTGGGCAAGAAACATATCGTGATTTAAGTACCGAGAATTGGCAATTTCACCAAGAAGGAAAATCAGAAAAATATAAAGCTAACGTGCCTGGAACGGTTCATACTGATTTATTACAAAACAACTTAATTCCCGATCCTTTCCTAGAAGATAATGAAGTAAAACTACAATGGATTGAAAATGAAAATTGGGTTTATGAAACAAATTTCGATATAACCAATAAAGAACTGCAACATCAAACCATACAATTGCAATTTAATGGACTAGATACTTATGCAACAGTTTATTTAAACGAAACATTACTTTTAGACGCTAATAACATGTTTCGCATTTGGAACATCGATGTAAAAAACAAATTAAAAAAAGGAAATAATTCCTTAAAAATAATTTTTTACTCCGCGTCAAGAAAAGGAAAAGATTTAGCGCAACAATTGCCCTACACATTACCCGAAAAAGAACGTGTTTTTGTTAGAAAAGCACAATATCATTTTGGATGGGATTGGGGACCCCGATTGGTAACAGCAGGAATCTACAAGAAAATACAATTACATTTTAGCAATCATGGCTATATAGAAAATTGCCACATTCAACAAAAGAAACTAACAAAAGAACAAGCCCATTTACTATTTAAAACTAAAATTTGGTCAAACAAAAAAGGTAATTTTATAGTTCAAATTGAAAATCACAAAAGAGAAATTCGTTTAGAAAAAGGATTTAACACTCTTGAATTCCCTTACGAAATTGAAGAACCAAAATTATGGTGGTGTAATGGTTTGGGAGAACCACACTTATATCACTTTACCATTCAACTTTATGATAAGAAAAAACTACTTTCAGAAAAAAAAGAAACTATTGGTTTACGAAATATAGAGTGGGTTCAAGAAAAAGATAATTCAGGAAAAAGTTTTTATTTAAAATTAAATGGCATCCCTGTTTTTATGAAAGGTGCTAATTACATTCCTCCACATAGTTTTCTTCCTGAAGTATCAACTGAAAATTATACCAATTTAGTCGTTCAAGCCAAAAATGCCAACATGAATATGCTTCGCGTTTGGGGAGGTGGTGTATATGCCGATGATGCCTTTTATAATGCTTGTGATGCGAACGGAATTTTAGTTTGGCAAGATTTCATGTTTGCTTGTGCCATGTATCCAGGGGACACAGCGTTTTTAAACAATGTCAAAGCTGAAATTACTGATAATATAATACGATTACAAAATCATCCTTCAATTGCTATTTGGTGTGGAAATAATGAAAATGATGAAGGCTGGCACAATTGGGGTTGGCAAAAACAATTCAATTACAGTAAAGAAGAAAAAAACCAAATATGGAAGGATTACGAAAAATTATTTCATGAGTTAATTCCAGCTACATTAAATGAAACTTTAGGCGAAAATCAATATTTCTATTGGCCTTCATCACCTTCAATTGGTTGGGGCAAGAAAGAAAGTTTAACTCAAGGCGATTCCCATTATTGGGGGGTATGGTGGGGCAAAGAACCCTTTGAAATGTACACCCAAAAAGTGGGACGATTCATGAGTGAATATGGTTTTCAAGGTATGCCTCCCCTCTCTACATTTAAAAAATTCACCACCAACTTAAATTGGGAAAACCCAAGCATAAAAGTCCATCAAAAACACCCAACAGGTTACGAAACTATAGATGAATATTTAGTTCGAGATTACAAAAAACCTTCTTCTTTTGAAGAGTATGTTTATGTATCGCAATTGCTTCAAGCGGAGGGAATGAAAACAGCAATTGAAGCACACCGCCGCGCCATGCCCTACTGTATGGGAAGTTTATATTGGCAATTGAATGATTGCTGGCCGGTAACTTCATGGAGTTCTATTGATTTTTATGGCAATTGGAAAGCCTTTCATTATCAAGCGAAACGTAGTTTTGAACGACAATTAATTTCGTTTGAAGAAAAAAATAACATCGTTGACATCTTCGGTATAAATGAAGACTTATCGACTTTTTATGGTCAATTAAAAATAGAACTAATCGACTTTTTTGGACGCGTGTATTGGCAATACGAGACCTCTTCATTCATACACCCCAATTCCAGTAACATTCTAAACAGCATTAATTTAACAACACTTCCTCAATTGAATCCCAATCATATGTTTTTGAAGGTTACTTTAGATAATTCTGGACAAAAAAAAGAAGGAATATATTATTTTGTAAAGCCTAAAGACTTACAATTACACCAACCTGATATTAGGTTTGAATACTTATCCAATCATCAAATTAAAATTACTTCTACTACCTTGATTAAAAACTTATGCCTAGAAGCCGAAGATATATTTTTTGAAGACAATTTCTTTGATGTATTACCCAATGAGCCAAAAATTATTCAAGCATCAAAAGAAATAAAAGATTTGAAATGGTATAGTTTAAATACCGTACAATAA